A single window of Tamandua tetradactyla isolate mTamTet1 chromosome 25, mTamTet1.pri, whole genome shotgun sequence DNA harbors:
- the TDP2 gene encoding tyrosyl-DNA phosphodiesterase 2 isoform X3, with the protein MEQGSQLDFGPEAARDEEEPRVKRRRLFCVEFASVARCDTAVAQCYLAENDWEMERALNSFFEPSVDESAVASRPQTPPEPETCVDLSNEDTTDSSCKISSSENTHQEDDSMFSLITWNIDGLDLNNLQERARGVCSYITLYSPDVIFLQEVIPPYYSYLKKRARSYEIITGHEEGYFTAIMLKKSRVKLKSQEIIRFPGTKMMRNLLCVHVTKCGGLPNNILDVWELLGKPEHCQYTWDTQMNSNLGIPATCKLRFDRIFFRAAAEGGHIIPRSLDLLGLEKLDCGRFPSDHWGLLCSLDIIL; encoded by the exons ATGGAGCAGGGCAGCCAGCTGGACTTTGGGCCCGAAGCGGCGCGAGATGAGGAAGAGCCCAGGGTGAAGAGACGACGACTCTTCTGTGTGGAGTTTGCCTCGGTGGCGAGGTGCGACACTGCCGTGGCCCAGTGCTACCTGGCGGAGAACGACTGGGAGATGGAA AGAGCGCTGAACTCCTTCTTTGAGCCAAGCGTGGATGAGAGCGCCGTGGCAAGCCGTCCGCAGACGCCCCCTGAGCCCGAGACCTG TGTTGACCTAAGCAACGAAGATACAACTGATTCCTCTTGTAAAATCAGCTCATCTGAAAATACTCACCAAGAAGATGACAGTATGTTCTCTTTAATTACCTGGAATATTGATGGATTGGATCTAAACAACCTACAAGAGAGGGCTCGAGGAGTGTGTTCGTATATAACTTT GTACAGCCCAGATGTGATATTTCTACAGGAGGTTATTCCTCCATACTATAGCTACCTAAAGAAGAGAGCAAGAAGTTATGAGATTATTACAG GTCATGAAGAAGGATATTTCACAGCTATAATGTTGAAAAAATCAAGagtaaaattaaaaagccaaGAAATTATTCGTTTTCCAGGTACCAAAATGATGAGAAAccttttgtgtgtgcat gttaCCAAATGTGGTGGTTTACCCAACAATATTTTGGATGTCTGGGAGCTTTTGGGCAAGCCTGAGCATTGCCAGTATACATGGGATACACAAATGAACTCTAATCTTGGGATACCTGCTACTTGTAAACTTCGCTTTGATCGAATATTTTTCAGAGCAGCAGCAGAAGGGGGCCACATTATTCCTCGAAGTTTGGACCTACTTGGGTTGGAAAAACTGGACTGTGGCAGATTTCCTAGTGATCACTGGGGTCTTCTTTGCAGCTTAGATATAATATTGTGA
- the TDP2 gene encoding tyrosyl-DNA phosphodiesterase 2 isoform X2 → MEQGSQLDFGPEAARDEEEPRVKRRRLFCVEFASVARCDTAVAQCYLAENDWEMERALNSFFEPSVDESAVASRPQTPPEPETCSSENTHQEDDSMFSLITWNIDGLDLNNLQERARGVCSYITLYSPDVIFLQEVIPPYYSYLKKRARSYEIITGHEEGYFTAIMLKKSRVKLKSQEIIRFPGTKMMRNLLCVHVSVLGNELCLMTSHLESTRGHAKERINQLKVVLKKMQEAPESATVIFAGDTNLRDQEVTKCGGLPNNILDVWELLGKPEHCQYTWDTQMNSNLGIPATCKLRFDRIFFRAAAEGGHIIPRSLDLLGLEKLDCGRFPSDHWGLLCSLDIIL, encoded by the exons ATGGAGCAGGGCAGCCAGCTGGACTTTGGGCCCGAAGCGGCGCGAGATGAGGAAGAGCCCAGGGTGAAGAGACGACGACTCTTCTGTGTGGAGTTTGCCTCGGTGGCGAGGTGCGACACTGCCGTGGCCCAGTGCTACCTGGCGGAGAACGACTGGGAGATGGAA AGAGCGCTGAACTCCTTCTTTGAGCCAAGCGTGGATGAGAGCGCCGTGGCAAGCCGTCCGCAGACGCCCCCTGAGCCCGAGACCTG CTCATCTGAAAATACTCACCAAGAAGATGACAGTATGTTCTCTTTAATTACCTGGAATATTGATGGATTGGATCTAAACAACCTACAAGAGAGGGCTCGAGGAGTGTGTTCGTATATAACTTT GTACAGCCCAGATGTGATATTTCTACAGGAGGTTATTCCTCCATACTATAGCTACCTAAAGAAGAGAGCAAGAAGTTATGAGATTATTACAG GTCATGAAGAAGGATATTTCACAGCTATAATGTTGAAAAAATCAAGagtaaaattaaaaagccaaGAAATTATTCGTTTTCCAGGTACCAAAATGATGAGAAAccttttgtgtgtgcat GTAAGTGTGTTGGGAAATGAACTTTGCCTTATGACTTCCCATTTGGAGAGCACCAGAGGGCATGCTAAGGAACGAATCAATCAGTTAAAAGtagttttaaagaaaatgcaaGAGGCTCCTGAATCAGCTACAGTTATATTTGCAGGAGATACCAATTTACGGGATCAAGAA gttaCCAAATGTGGTGGTTTACCCAACAATATTTTGGATGTCTGGGAGCTTTTGGGCAAGCCTGAGCATTGCCAGTATACATGGGATACACAAATGAACTCTAATCTTGGGATACCTGCTACTTGTAAACTTCGCTTTGATCGAATATTTTTCAGAGCAGCAGCAGAAGGGGGCCACATTATTCCTCGAAGTTTGGACCTACTTGGGTTGGAAAAACTGGACTGTGGCAGATTTCCTAGTGATCACTGGGGTCTTCTTTGCAGCTTAGATATAATATTGTGA
- the TDP2 gene encoding tyrosyl-DNA phosphodiesterase 2 isoform X1 — MEQGSQLDFGPEAARDEEEPRVKRRRLFCVEFASVARCDTAVAQCYLAENDWEMERALNSFFEPSVDESAVASRPQTPPEPETCVDLSNEDTTDSSCKISSSENTHQEDDSMFSLITWNIDGLDLNNLQERARGVCSYITLYSPDVIFLQEVIPPYYSYLKKRARSYEIITGHEEGYFTAIMLKKSRVKLKSQEIIRFPGTKMMRNLLCVHVSVLGNELCLMTSHLESTRGHAKERINQLKVVLKKMQEAPESATVIFAGDTNLRDQEVTKCGGLPNNILDVWELLGKPEHCQYTWDTQMNSNLGIPATCKLRFDRIFFRAAAEGGHIIPRSLDLLGLEKLDCGRFPSDHWGLLCSLDIIL, encoded by the exons ATGGAGCAGGGCAGCCAGCTGGACTTTGGGCCCGAAGCGGCGCGAGATGAGGAAGAGCCCAGGGTGAAGAGACGACGACTCTTCTGTGTGGAGTTTGCCTCGGTGGCGAGGTGCGACACTGCCGTGGCCCAGTGCTACCTGGCGGAGAACGACTGGGAGATGGAA AGAGCGCTGAACTCCTTCTTTGAGCCAAGCGTGGATGAGAGCGCCGTGGCAAGCCGTCCGCAGACGCCCCCTGAGCCCGAGACCTG TGTTGACCTAAGCAACGAAGATACAACTGATTCCTCTTGTAAAATCAGCTCATCTGAAAATACTCACCAAGAAGATGACAGTATGTTCTCTTTAATTACCTGGAATATTGATGGATTGGATCTAAACAACCTACAAGAGAGGGCTCGAGGAGTGTGTTCGTATATAACTTT GTACAGCCCAGATGTGATATTTCTACAGGAGGTTATTCCTCCATACTATAGCTACCTAAAGAAGAGAGCAAGAAGTTATGAGATTATTACAG GTCATGAAGAAGGATATTTCACAGCTATAATGTTGAAAAAATCAAGagtaaaattaaaaagccaaGAAATTATTCGTTTTCCAGGTACCAAAATGATGAGAAAccttttgtgtgtgcat GTAAGTGTGTTGGGAAATGAACTTTGCCTTATGACTTCCCATTTGGAGAGCACCAGAGGGCATGCTAAGGAACGAATCAATCAGTTAAAAGtagttttaaagaaaatgcaaGAGGCTCCTGAATCAGCTACAGTTATATTTGCAGGAGATACCAATTTACGGGATCAAGAA gttaCCAAATGTGGTGGTTTACCCAACAATATTTTGGATGTCTGGGAGCTTTTGGGCAAGCCTGAGCATTGCCAGTATACATGGGATACACAAATGAACTCTAATCTTGGGATACCTGCTACTTGTAAACTTCGCTTTGATCGAATATTTTTCAGAGCAGCAGCAGAAGGGGGCCACATTATTCCTCGAAGTTTGGACCTACTTGGGTTGGAAAAACTGGACTGTGGCAGATTTCCTAGTGATCACTGGGGTCTTCTTTGCAGCTTAGATATAATATTGTGA